In a genomic window of Candidatus Parvarchaeota archaeon:
- a CDS encoding nucleoside phosphorylase encodes MSSPTIVKTSADFLGIRGQHIAPTFLNTRLPRYQILGGARSKPLMIEQALGLTNVVREDAKDGKEVGRVRIITGDYNYEIEGRKGTLRIAGGETLMGMSACDMTQREFAAAAQGVEEGKNVCQIRSGTSGGNNTMTLEPPVMGLGDIVISDQNIGSCGAIEQALGYFRQILPARAGTDDLKKFVSQWEALGGSFTKDGRFLIMKNSPAVTTALQDAAKGLGYKHHVASTFSKESLYGEDAQEIMFMLREKYNVLASEMEQLLNAFIAAYSKAKYEANILTGMVVAVIGAVPGPGFPDKNNKKEMAKQEETEVRAVKIAADALVRLSWDLERQ; translated from the coding sequence ATGTCAAGCCCAACTATAGTTAAAACATCTGCTGACTTTCTTGGAATCAGGGGGCAGCATATTGCACCGACTTTTCTAAACACTCGTCTGCCAAGATACCAGATACTTGGGGGAGCCAGGTCAAAGCCTTTGATGATAGAACAGGCGCTTGGACTTACAAATGTTGTTAGAGAGGATGCCAAAGATGGAAAAGAAGTTGGCAGGGTAAGGATAATCACAGGAGACTACAACTACGAGATTGAAGGCAGGAAGGGGACTCTAAGGATAGCAGGCGGCGAAACCCTCATGGGCATGAGTGCCTGTGACATGACACAGCGGGAGTTTGCGGCAGCGGCACAAGGCGTTGAAGAAGGAAAAAATGTCTGCCAGATAAGGTCAGGGACATCGGGTGGCAATAACACAATGACACTTGAGCCACCTGTGATGGGGCTTGGGGACATTGTAATTTCAGACCAGAATATTGGAAGCTGCGGGGCAATAGAACAAGCACTTGGGTATTTTAGGCAAATATTGCCTGCCCGTGCTGGCACCGATGATTTGAAAAAATTCGTAAGCCAGTGGGAGGCTCTAGGGGGTAGCTTTACCAAAGACGGAAGATTTCTTATTATGAAAAACAGTCCTGCTGTCACAACTGCGCTTCAGGATGCAGCAAAAGGACTTGGATACAAGCACCATGTTGCAAGCACTTTTTCCAAGGAAAGCTTGTATGGGGAAGATGCACAGGAGATTATGTTTATGCTGCGTGAGAAATACAACGTGCTTGCAAGCGAGATGGAGCAGCTTCTAAATGCATTCATTGCCGCCTATTCAAAAGCAAAGTATGAGGCAAACATACTCACTGGAATGGTTGTTGCAGTGATAGGTGCTGTTCCTGGACCGGGCTTTCCTGACAAGAATAACAAGAAGGAAATGGCAAAGCAAGAGGAAACTGAAGTGAGGGCAGTAAAAATTGCCGCAGATGCTCTTGTGAGGCTTTCGTGGGACTTGGAAAGGCAGTGA